A genome region from Streptomyces xanthophaeus includes the following:
- a CDS encoding DUF5667 domain-containing protein has translation MIANVTPHRRANAFAQALEDRTPSDLPDPDSAAEQSEAPAEPADHDRLLALASVLGERMPRPVLDPEVKVVQRAQLIAAMETMVLEERAGGGAASDPQVPEQRTGRGAHRATPLRKLRPRSRWSKGIAAGGLTVGVAAGAFSGVAAASSDALPGDHLYPVKRGMEDLKLGMADDDSDRGELYLDQASNRLSEARRLMERGRLGDLDHESLGAIRRALAGVKHDAEEGHRLLQAAYERDGSLGPIQKLSSFSRSHRDAWGKLREKLPAQLTDVGGEVESVFQAIDEDVAPLQSLLPKPPEQPRGTGGTPGSSAKPGGTPSGGGHPSAPAAGTPSGSPPAPSPSGSSRPPAGGLLGGTGDLLNPPAGQSAPPPSGTPENPKPDITIPPLLPGLLPGLGLGAEDAE, from the coding sequence GTGATCGCGAACGTGACCCCGCACCGGCGGGCGAACGCCTTCGCCCAGGCCCTGGAGGATCGGACCCCGTCCGACCTTCCAGATCCGGACTCGGCGGCCGAGCAGTCCGAGGCACCTGCCGAACCTGCCGACCACGACCGGCTGTTGGCCCTGGCGAGCGTGCTCGGCGAAAGAATGCCGCGCCCAGTGCTGGACCCCGAGGTCAAAGTGGTGCAACGAGCCCAGCTCATTGCCGCCATGGAGACCATGGTGCTGGAGGAGAGGGCCGGGGGCGGTGCCGCCTCGGACCCTCAGGTGCCCGAACAGCGGACCGGCCGCGGCGCCCACCGGGCGACCCCGCTCCGGAAATTGCGGCCCCGCTCCCGCTGGTCCAAGGGCATCGCAGCGGGCGGCCTCACCGTGGGTGTGGCCGCCGGGGCCTTCAGCGGAGTGGCCGCTGCCAGTTCCGACGCCCTGCCCGGTGACCACCTCTACCCCGTGAAGCGGGGCATGGAGGACCTGAAGCTGGGGATGGCCGACGACGACTCGGACCGGGGCGAGCTCTATCTCGACCAGGCCTCGAACCGCCTGTCGGAAGCCCGCCGGCTGATGGAACGAGGTCGGCTGGGCGACCTGGACCACGAGTCCCTGGGCGCCATCCGCCGCGCCCTGGCGGGCGTGAAGCACGACGCGGAGGAAGGCCACCGCCTCCTCCAGGCCGCGTACGAACGGGACGGCTCGCTCGGCCCGATCCAGAAGCTGTCGTCGTTCTCCCGCTCCCACCGCGACGCCTGGGGCAAGCTCCGCGAGAAGCTCCCGGCGCAGCTCACGGACGTGGGCGGTGAGGTGGAGTCGGTCTTCCAGGCCATAGACGAAGACGTGGCGCCGCTGCAGAGCCTGCTCCCCAAGCCACCGGAGCAGCCCCGTGGCACCGGAGGCACCCCCGGATCGTCCGCCAAGCCGGGCGGCACCCCCAGCGGCGGTGGCCACCCGTCCGCCCCGGCCGCCGGGACGCCGTCCGGCAGCCCCCCGGCGCCGTCCCCCTCGGGCAGCTCCCGGCCCCCCGCCGGCGGCCTCCTCGGCGGTACGGGCGACCTGCTCAACCCGCCCGCGGGACAGTCGGCCCCGCCCCCCTCGGGCACGCCGGAGAACCCGAAGCCGGACATCACCATCCCGCCCCTGCTCCCGGGACTCCTCCCGGGCCTGGGCCTGGGCGCGGAGGACGCCGAGTAA